Proteins encoded by one window of Nostoc sp. PCC 7120 = FACHB-418:
- a CDS encoding helix-turn-helix domain-containing protein — protein sequence MPVEVRLKEIRSERKISQNELARRLEMSLANVQKIEYGKAKSIPLDTLDKLCQILECEVGDLLVRVPDSDGGNFKKEQNVVQVVDEVKEDKISRLNSKSTNASGMIAA from the coding sequence ATGCCTGTGGAAGTAAGACTTAAGGAAATTAGAAGCGAAAGAAAAATTTCGCAGAATGAACTAGCAAGACGGTTGGAAATGTCATTAGCTAATGTTCAAAAAATTGAATATGGCAAAGCAAAATCAATACCTTTGGATACATTGGACAAGTTATGTCAGATTTTGGAATGTGAAGTTGGTGATCTATTAGTCCGCGTACCTGACAGTGATGGTGGAAACTTTAAAAAGGAACAAAATGTAGTTCAAGTAGTTGATGAAGTCAAGGAAGACAAAATTAGTAGACTCAATTCAAAATCCACAAATGCAAGTGGAATGATTGCAGCATGA